TTATGCGTTTCATCGCCACCTGTTTGTCCGCTTATGGTACGAAAAAGCCGGGATGGCCCCGGCTTTGCTCAAGATCTCATGAATGCTCGAACTCTTTCGGTGATCCCCGGAGCGTCCAGTCCGAATTTAGCCCTGAGTTCCGGCTGTTCTCCCTGTTCAACATAAAAATCGGGGTACCCCAGGCGCAGGACCTTGACCCCTTCAATACCCTCCTCTTCCAGCAGTTCCAGCACTGCCGTACCGAACCCGCCCTGTACGGCGTTTTCTTCAACGGTTACCAGGGTACCGGTTGCACGGGCAAGGGATATGATTGCGTCACGGTCAAGGGGTTTGATGAATCGAACGTTGACTACGCTGAAATCTAGTCCGTCTGCCGCCAGGGTTTCGGCTGCCTCTCGGGCGGGATAGACGGTTGACCCTACCGCAAGCAGAGCGCCGCTGTTTCCTTCCCGCAACATTTCACTTTTCCCGAGCGGCAGCGCCTGAAATGCCTGGTCAAGGGAAATGCCGTAGCCGTTGCCGCGCGGGTAGCGCAGCGCCGCCGGCCCGTCATGGTCGATGGCTGTCTTCAGCATATGCTGGAGTTCGTTCTCATCCTTTGGCGCCATTACAACCATATTAGGCAGATGACGCAGGTACGAGAGATCGAAAAGCCCATGATGAGTCGGGCCGTCACTTCCGACAACCCCGGCACGGTCTATGGCGAAAGTGACCGGAAGATTCTGCAGGCATACATCGTGGAACACCTGATCATAGGCCCGCTGCAGGAAGGACGAGTAAACGGCGAATACCGGCCGGTAACCCTCGGCGGCAAGCCCGGCGGCAAAGGTTACGCCGTGCTGCTCGGCAATACCCACGTCGAAGAACCGTTGGGGGAAATCTGACGCGAACGCGGTGAGCCCGGTCCCATCCGGCATGGCAGCGGTGAGTGCTATGACCCGGTCGTCGTCGGCCGCTATTTTTCTGATTGCCTCGCCGAAGACGCCGGTATAAGAAGCTGCCCCACCCTTCCCTTTCAGCACCTTGCCGGTTTCAGCCTCAAACGGTCCGACACCGTGAAAAAGGGCCGGTTTTGCTTCCGCGGGGGGGTATCCCTTTCCCTTCTTGGTAAGAACGTGAATCAGTACCGCGTCATCAAATCTTTTGATTTTTTCGAAGGTTTCCGTAAGGCGGCCGATGTCGTGCCCATCAATGGGACCGATGTATTCAAACCCGAACGCCTCGAAGAGCATGCCGGGCGTGAAGAGACTTTTGAGGGATTCCTCTGCGCGCTTCGCCACCTTGAGAACCCCGTGGCCTATCTTGTCAAGCCCGCCGAGAAAACCTTCGAGGTCCTTCTTGATCGTGTGTACAAAGTCGCTGGTCACGGTACGGTTCAGAAAATTGGACAACGCCCCCACGTTCTCGGCAATGGACATCTCGTTGTCGTTCAGAATAACCACCAGGTCCTTGTTCAGCTCTCCTGCGTGATTGAGCCCCTCGTATGCTAGGCCACCCGTCATGGAGCCATCGCCGATGACTGCTACTACCTTGTTCCGTTCGCCACGCAGGTCGCGAGCGGCGGCAAAACCGAGAGCCGCTGAGATGGAGGTTGAGGTATGGCCCGTGTCGTAGGCATCATGGGGAGATTCGCAACGTTTGGGGAAACCGCTGATTCCACCGAGGGTACGAAGAGTGGCAAACTTATCCCGCCGGCCGGTAAGCAATTTATGGGCATAGGACTGGTGCCCCACATCCCAGATAATCTTGTCCGTGGGGGAATCGAACACCCTGTGGAGAGCCAGAGTCAGTTCAACCACGCCGAGGCTCGGAGCCAGGTGCCCGCCGTTTTCGGCGCAGACGGCAATGATTTTTGCCCTCAATTCCGATGCAAGCTGCTCAAGTTGGCTGGCAGAAAGCCCCTTCAAATCGCAGGGTGAGTCGATGGTTTCAAGAATTGTCGTCATCAGGAATTCCGGGATACGATATAGCGGGCAATTTCCCGCAGCGGCTCGGCCTTCTCACCGAAAGGCGCGATGGCATCAAGGGCGATTTCAACCAGTTCCTGGGCGCGGCGTTTGGAGTCGGCCAGGCCCATAACCGCCGGATACGTTGCTTTGCCGCGGGCTTGATCGCTTCCGGCATCTTTACCGATCTGTTCGGTGGTTCCCTCTATATCAAGAATATCGTCGGCTATCTGGAAGGCGAGGCCGATGGCTTCCCCGTAACGGGTCATGGCCGCGAGGGCCTCCCCTTCAGCCCCTCCGAGGATGGCCCCGGCTTTGACCGAAGCCTTCATAAGGGCGCCGGTCTTGTGGGTGTGGATGTACTGGACCGTGGCCAGATCAATATCCTTTTGCCCCTCACTCTCCATATCGACTACCTGGCCGCCGACCATACCCCTGGATCCGGCGCAGAAGCCGATTTCCTGGATAACCGGAAGCAGACGGGAAGGCCCAACTTTCGCTGCATATTCCGGAGAGCTCATGAGGATAAATGCTTCCGTCAGGAGCGCATCGCCGGCGAGAATGGCGATTGCTTCTCCGAAAACCTTGTGGTTGGTGGGACGGCCGCGGCGGAAATCGTCATCGTCCATGGCCGGCAAGTCATCGTGAATCAGTGAATAGGTATGTATCATCTCCATGGCGCAGGCCGCAGGAAGAGCGAGATCCGGCGTTCCTCCCACCGCCTCGCAAGCAGCGAGCATCAGCACGGGACGTATCCGCTTTCCCCCGGCAAAGACCGAATAACGCATGGAACGGTGGACGGAAACGGGGAGCTCACTCTCCCTCGGCAGATGGCGTTCAAGGGCTTCGTCAACAATGGTGCAGCGTTCTTTGAGATAGCTTTTCAGGTCCATGAAAACTCGCTTTTAATCAAAAATATGCTTCCCTACTCCCCTTCATCCAGCCGGAATGGCTCCTTCGAGAAACTGCCGTCCTTTTTCTTGAGCAGTAACTCCACCTTTTTTTCCGCCTCATCCAGCTTTTTGGTGCAGAAGGCGGCCATTTTGACCCCCTCCTCAAAAGCTTTGAGGGAGTCATCAAGGGACAAGTCCCCGCTTTCAAGCCTGTTCACCACTTCTTCCAGCTTTTTAAGTGCGGTTTCGAACTTTTCAACGGCCATGGATGCCCTTCCTGACTGAAATTGAGCGTTTATTATACCTATTGGGCAAGATCAGTCAAGGAGTTGCGGCCAGAGCTGCCCCATAACCGGGCCAATCGAAATGCTGGAAGTCAATGAGGAGGGCGGTTGGGATGAAAGTGTCAAGCTCTGCGAATTCTCGCCCCAGGAGGCGTGCCGACAAACGCCGAAAGAGACGGACCTCTGCCCTGAATATATCAGTGAACTCTCCCCTGAGTGCAGTGTCGGCCAGGGGGTCGTTATCAACAAAATTGAGGGTGCACCATTCGTCATGGAGCACTTCTCCCGTAAGATCAACCAGGGGAAGCCCATGGAGCCGGCAGGTCATGGGGCGAAATTCGTAGACCAGGCATCTGCCGTCCTGCCCGAGAAGCGGGCAAGGAGTTTCATCGTCATCGGGCATGAGAATTTCCCACTCTTCTTCGGGACGGTAGTTGAGAAGATAGGGAGAATCGAACTCGGGCCAAAGCTCCTGGAGCACAAAAAGGCGCGAACGGCATCGCTCCAATACCTGCCCGCGGGTGCAGGCATCCAGTTGATCGAAACCCTTTTTAAGGAGCGCCGCATCTAGGAGCGTGATATCGAAAAGCCCTCGGCAGCACTCGGAGCACCCCGCGGCACAGCGGATGCGCTCACCGGATTGCGCGATACAGTTGGCGAACCACTTGTCCACACTGGACAGCAGTTCGCTATATTCCTTTAAAATCCCGTCCATGTTCCTTCAAAAAAAGAAGGCGGGAAATCCCGCCTTCCCTGCTTTCTTGTTTTTCAGTGCCTTAATCAACGAGCTGAGACCTGGTGAAAATGCTTCTCAACCAGACCCCTTCAGCCTCGATGTTTTCACGGCCCCCCTCTTCCCGGTCCACTAGAGAAACGATACCGAGTACAATCAGACCCTCTTCCTCGGCACGGCGGACGGCTTTCATGGAGGAACCTCCGGTGGTCACCACATCCTCCACGATAACTACCTTCGAACCGGGCGGAAGATTTTTGCGCCCTTCGAGCCATTGACCCGTACCGTGGCCCTTGGGCTCTTTACGGATAATGAATGCATGCATGGGACGTCCGTCGAGATATGCCGCGATGGACGTTGCTGTCGCAATCGGATCGGCCCCGAGGGTAATGCCGCCGACGCCCTGGACACCTTCGACATCTTTTATTGCTTCATAGAAAAGCTTGCCGACCAGAAGCCCCCCCTCGGCATGGAGGGTGGTCTGCTTGCCGTCAAAGTAGAAATCGCTCTCCCGGCCAGAAGCGAGGGTCACCTTTCTCTTTTCGTAGGAAAGTTCCAGTATTATCTGTTTCAAGCGCTCCCGGTCAGTCATGGTCAAATCAGCTCCTTTCAGAAAAGATCCAGCTGGGGCGCCGCCGCCAGCTTGGGGAATGTTATGGGATAGTTACCGGAGAAGCAGGCCTTGCAGTATGGTGTATTCCCGGCCCCGACGGATTGCAGCAGGCCCTCCTCCGAGAGGTAGCCGAGGGAGTCAGCGGTGATATATCTGCGGATCTCTTCAAGAGTATGGGAGGAAGAGATCAGCTCCTTGCGGGTTGGCGTGTCGATGCCGTAATAGCAGGGGTAGCTGGTGGGAGGCGACGAGATGCGGACATGAACCTCTTTGGCGCCGGCATTGCGAACCATCTTCACGATCTTGCGGGAAGTGGTCCCCCGCACAATGGAATCGTCGATTACTACAACCCGCTTACCCTCAAGGATCTCGCGCACCGGATTGAGCTTGATTTTCACCCCGAAGTGCCGGATCGATTGCTGGGGTTCAATGAAGGTTCGTCCGATGTAGTGGTTACGAATCAGCCCCAATTCGAAAGGAAGTCCGGCTTCCTGGGCATAGCCCAACGCAGCCGGGACACCCGAATCGGGAACCGGGATGACGATATCGGCATCGACCTGGTGCTCCCGGGCCAGCTGCCGTCCGAATTCCTTGCGGACCGAGTAGACGTTTTTCCCGAAAATATAGGAATCGGGGCGTGCGAAGTAAACAAATTCGAAGATACAGGGGGCCGTTTCAGCCTTCTTGAGGGGGAAATGCGAGGTAATGCCATCCTTCGTAATGACGATGACCTCGCCTGGCTCAACCTCACGGACGAATTCAGCCTCGATGAGGTCAAGGGCGCAACTCTCCGAGGCGACAACCCAGCCGTCGCCCAGCTTGCCGAGACAAAGGGGGCGGAAGCCCTGGGGGTCCCGGGCCGCAACCATGCGGGTCTCGGTCAGGAACAGAAGGCAGTAAGCTCCCTTCAGACGTCCGAGAGCTTCGGCGATACGGTCCTCAAGGGAGTTCTGTTTGGAGGCAGCCAGCAGATGGAGGATTACCTCCGTGTCCATTGTGGTCTGAAAGATCGACCCCCATGCCTCCAACTCGTCCTTGACGATCTGCGCGTTAACCAGATTGCCATTGTGGGCCACGGCAATGGAGCCGCGGGAATAATCCACCTTGATTGGCTGGACGTTCTTGGTGACAGAATCTCCAGTTGTTGAGTAACGGACATGGCCGATTGCCGCGGGACCAGGGAGATTGCGAAAAAGCGCCTGATCGCCGAAGACATCCGCCACCAGTCCCATGCTCCGGTGAACATGAAGGCTTCGTCCGTCCGAAGAGACGATGCCGCATGCTTCCTGTCCCCGGTGTTGAAGGGCGTAGAGCCCGAGATAAGTCAGGTTCGCCGCCTCTGGATGACCGTAAATACCAAAAATTCCGCATTCTTCCGTAGGTCTGTAAAGCTTCATTCCGTCTCCATATACGAAATAAGCGGCTGCAAAATGTCAGCCGCCCGGTTTCAGCAGTATTACAGCAAATTTTTCCTTACGTACTCAGCAGCGTTCTTGAACAGGACAAGACCGTCACCTTCTTCGGGCAGTTCTTCGCGAGTCCAGCGGGGATGATGGGTCCGGTGGACGAAAGCCTCCGGGTGGGGCATCATACCCATAAGTCGGCCGGTTTCATCGCAGAGGGCCGCAATGGCATTAACCGACCCGTTGGGATTCAGGGGAAATTCCATGGTGGGTGCGCTGTAGGCTGCATCGGAATACCTGAAGACGGCAAGATGCTTATCCTCGATGGCGGCAAGCGTGGCAGGGCTGTCTACGACAAGCTTCCCCTCCCCGTGACGCATCGGCAGGTATATTCCCTGTTCTACATCACCCGTGTAGACCGAGGGAGAGGCGGGATCTACCTTAAGATAGACCCAGCGGTCCTGAAACCGGCCACAGTCATTGAAGGTCAGGGTTGCGGTCTGCTTCAGATAAGATCCGCCAATTGCCGGCAGGAGCCCCATTTTCACCATTAGCTGAAAACCGTTGCAGACCCCGAGGATCAGTTTGCCCGCATTTATGAAACGGCTGAACTGGTCGATGAGATGCTCTTCGAGATCATCCACCTTGGCGTAGCGGAGACGATTGGCTTGCGCCTTTGCGCTGCCCAGGTCATCGCCGTCGAGAAAGCCGCCGGTGAGGTTGATGAAGTGGAAGTCATCCAGGCGGATGTCGCCCGACAACAGGTCTGAAATATGGGCGATAACCGCGTCGTCGAATCCGCCGAGGCGACAGGCGTGAGCCGCCTCCACTTCACAGTTGGTACCGTTGCCGGTTATGACAATAGCTCGTGTTTTCGACATGCTACAGCTCCCTCAGCGGACTCTGCCACGCTTCTTTAAGTTCTTCAATACCTGCGTTCACAACCGTTTTGCCGGAAAGCCCGGTAATGGCAACAGCAGCCTCTTCCGTAACGGTTCCGATGGCCGAGAAACAATTGCCGGCCATGGCTGTTTCGAAGGCATCCCGATTCTCGGGGCGAACCGTCACAAGATGCCGCGAAGCCGATTCGGAGAACAGAAGAACAGCATCGTTGCGCAAGGGGTCGGCATCTCCCCAGAGGACCCGGCCGAGATCGGCGGCAATACCGTACCCGCCGGCAAAAGCTGTCTCGGCCAGGGCGACGGCAAGGCCGCCGTCAGAAAGATCGTGGCAGGAAGCTATAAGACCGCCGGTTATGGCCATGTGCAGGGCACGGTACCGTTTGAGGGCTTTCTCGGGGTTAACCTTCGGGACAATGTTGCCGATGCCGCCACGCAGGGCCAGGTACTCGGACCCCCCCATCTCGTTGCCGGTAGTTCCAAGGAGGTAGACGATATCGCCGGGTCGCTTAACGTCCATGGTAACGCTTTTTCTGGCATCCTCTATCTTGCCGATAACCGAGAAAAGAATGGTCGGCGGGATCGAAATTTTAGTGGCCCCATCATAAAAATCGTTTTTCATGGAGTCCTTGCCTGAAATTAGCGGAAGATTATAGGCAAGGCAAACGTCATAAAGGGCATGGTTGGCACGGACCAGCTGGGCCATCTTGTACTCGCCATCGGGTGTCTTCTCCGACTTCACCGGGTCGCACCAGCAGAAGTTGTCGAGTCCGGCCACGAGATCCAGAGAGCCGCCAACGGCCACATAGTTGCGCAGCGCCTCGTCAATGGCGTTTGCGGTCATGTGGTAAGTGTCGATATCGGAGTAGCGGGGGCAGATCCCGTGGGCCACCACGACCCCTTCAAAGGAATCGAGAATCGGCCGGACCACGGCGGCATCGGAAGGGCCATCGTTGGCCACGCCGGTGAAGGGTTTAACTACGCTCCCACCCTGCACTTCGTGGTCATAGCGGCGGACCACCGACTCCTTGGAACAGATATTCAGTGCGCCGAGAAGCTGCTTCAGGTCTGCGGTATAATCCTCTTTTGCGGGGAGAACCGGTTCTTCGTAGCGTGGCGGTGCCCACTTTGCGGGAAGCTGCATCGGGGGAAGCCCTTCGTGCATGAACTCCATGGGCAGCCAGGCAACGGTGCGGTCACCGTAGACCATATGGAAATAACCGCTGTCGGTAAACTCGCCCAATATGGTCGCTTCAACATTGAAACGCTTGGCCATTGCCATGAATTCGTCGATGGATTCCGGCGGCACGGCAAGACTCATGCGCTCCTGGGCCTCGGAGATGAGTATCTCCCAGGGATCGAGCCCGGGATACTTGAGGGGAGCCTTGGCAAGATCCATATGGCAGCCGCCGCACTCGCCCGCCATTTCGCCGACTGACGATGAAAGGCCGCCGGCGCCGTTATCGGTGATGAACCGATATAACCCCTTGTCGCGGGCACGGATCAGGAAATCGAACATTCTCTTCTGGGTGATGGGGTCGCCGATCTGTACCGCGGTGACAGGCGAATTCTCATTCAGTTCCTCGGAGGAGAAAGTGGCGCCGTGGATGCCGTCCTTGCCGATACGCCCGCCGGTCATGACAATCAAGTCGCCCGGCTTTATCGACTTCTCGTGACCCGGTTCGCCGTTCAACGTCGCAGGCATGATGCCGGCTGTTCCACAAAAAACCAGGGGTTTACCAGCAAAACGCTCATCGAATACTAGAGATCCGTTGACCGTAGGTATGCCGCTTTTGTTGCCGCCATGCTCAACCCCTTCGACAACCCCTTCGTAAATGCGGCGTGGATGGAGAAGCCTGGACGGCAGCGGTTTGTCGTAGAAAGGATCGGCAAAGCAGAAAACATCGGTGTTGAAGATGAGCTTCGCACCTTTGCCGGTGCCGAATGGATCGCGATTCACGCCGACGATGCCGGTCAGTGCCCCGCCGTAAGGGTCCAGAGCCGAAGGGGAGTTGTGGGTTTCCACCTTGAAAACCAGGGACCAGTCTTCATTGAACTTGATTACTCCTGCATTGTCTTTGAAAACTGAAAGGCAAAAATCCTTATTGCCCAACTTCTCCCGAACATCCTTGGTAGTCCGCTGAATGAACGATTTGAATAGCGACTTGATTTCCTGCCGGTTCCCCTTATCGTCCTCGTAATGTACCGTCCCGGCAAAGATCTTGTGCTTGCAGTGCTCGGACCACGTTTGGGCAAGGCATTCCAGTTCAACATCGGTCGGAACCGCACCAAGCCCGAGCTTCTGGCGCGCCTCGCGGACCTGCTGATCGCGGTAATGCGCCTGAATGATTTTCATCTCATCAAGGGTCAGGGCGAGAACCCCATCCTTGCTGATCCGCATCAGTTCTTCATCGGAAACTTCAAGATCGATTTCCCTGACCTGAATTTCTGACTGAGACTGAACCCTGGGTACATAGGCCGACACCCCCCCATTTGCCGCAAACTCGGCCTGGTCGAGCACCGCAAAGCGTTGAATGAGGGCATTACCGAGAAGATTTCGGGCAATCAGTTCGACGTCGGTTCGGGAGAGATTACCGCTGAGGAGATACTGTACCGAGGTAAAGACTCCTTCGCCCGCCTTTAGGGGACGGCCGGTGATGTATTCAATGGCTTCCCTGCCGGTGCGTCCGATGTTGTCGGTCACTCCGGGGCGATAGCCGACCTCAACCAGGAAGTCGAACCCGGCGGCTAGAGGACGATCAATGCTCCAGACCTGAATGACCGGATCGCAGAAAGGCTCCGAAGCGGTCTTGACGAATTCCTCCTCGGACAATTCCGCATCCACGGTATATACATCTATGGTCCGTACAGAATCCACCGGCAAATGCAGAAAATGCTGAATCTCTCTTTTGATTCTCTCGCCACGGGCGTCGCGAAGACCTTCCCTGAGGGCAATCTCGATTCGTCTTACCATTTAGTTTCCCTTTTCCAAGAAAACGGTCCGTATCGGGTAGGGGATATTGATGCGATTTGCCCTGAACCGGTTGATAATCTGCTCGTTAATCCTGTCAGTGATGGGGAAAATACTCTTGTAGTCATCAACCCAAAAGAACAGCGACATATTGAGGGCACTTTCACCAAAAGAAACAAAAAAGGCTTCCGGCGCGGGATCATGAAGGACTTCGGGGACGCCGAGCGCCGTATCGACCAGAATACGCTTGACCTCTTCCACATTGCAATCATAACCGACACCCACGTCTACCCTCCCCTTCGCCCTGACATCGGGGAAGGCAAGGTTGATGAGAATTGTATTGCAGAGCTCTGAGTTGGGGATAACGAGCAGCGTGTTGT
The nucleotide sequence above comes from Geobacter benzoatilyticus. Encoded proteins:
- the dxs gene encoding 1-deoxy-D-xylulose-5-phosphate synthase; the encoded protein is MTTILETIDSPCDLKGLSASQLEQLASELRAKIIAVCAENGGHLAPSLGVVELTLALHRVFDSPTDKIIWDVGHQSYAHKLLTGRRDKFATLRTLGGISGFPKRCESPHDAYDTGHTSTSISAALGFAAARDLRGERNKVVAVIGDGSMTGGLAYEGLNHAGELNKDLVVILNDNEMSIAENVGALSNFLNRTVTSDFVHTIKKDLEGFLGGLDKIGHGVLKVAKRAEESLKSLFTPGMLFEAFGFEYIGPIDGHDIGRLTETFEKIKRFDDAVLIHVLTKKGKGYPPAEAKPALFHGVGPFEAETGKVLKGKGGAASYTGVFGEAIRKIAADDDRVIALTAAMPDGTGLTAFASDFPQRFFDVGIAEQHGVTFAAGLAAEGYRPVFAVYSSFLQRAYDQVFHDVCLQNLPVTFAIDRAGVVGSDGPTHHGLFDLSYLRHLPNMVVMAPKDENELQHMLKTAIDHDGPAALRYPRGNGYGISLDQAFQALPLGKSEMLREGNSGALLAVGSTVYPAREAAETLAADGLDFSVVNVRFIKPLDRDAIISLARATGTLVTVEENAVQGGFGTAVLELLEEEGIEGVKVLRLGYPDFYVEQGEQPELRAKFGLDAPGITERVRAFMRS
- a CDS encoding polyprenyl synthetase family protein — its product is MDLKSYLKERCTIVDEALERHLPRESELPVSVHRSMRYSVFAGGKRIRPVLMLAACEAVGGTPDLALPAACAMEMIHTYSLIHDDLPAMDDDDFRRGRPTNHKVFGEAIAILAGDALLTEAFILMSSPEYAAKVGPSRLLPVIQEIGFCAGSRGMVGGQVVDMESEGQKDIDLATVQYIHTHKTGALMKASVKAGAILGGAEGEALAAMTRYGEAIGLAFQIADDILDIEGTTEQIGKDAGSDQARGKATYPAVMGLADSKRRAQELVEIALDAIAPFGEKAEPLREIARYIVSRNS
- a CDS encoding exodeoxyribonuclease VII small subunit; translation: MAVEKFETALKKLEEVVNRLESGDLSLDDSLKAFEEGVKMAAFCTKKLDEAEKKVELLLKKKDGSFSKEPFRLDEGE
- a CDS encoding YkgJ family cysteine cluster protein: MDGILKEYSELLSSVDKWFANCIAQSGERIRCAAGCSECCRGLFDITLLDAALLKKGFDQLDACTRGQVLERCRSRLFVLQELWPEFDSPYLLNYRPEEEWEILMPDDDETPCPLLGQDGRCLVYEFRPMTCRLHGLPLVDLTGEVLHDEWCTLNFVDNDPLADTALRGEFTDIFRAEVRLFRRLSARLLGREFAELDTFIPTALLIDFQHFDWPGYGAALAATP
- the pyrE gene encoding orotate phosphoribosyltransferase, producing the protein MTDRERLKQIILELSYEKRKVTLASGRESDFYFDGKQTTLHAEGGLLVGKLFYEAIKDVEGVQGVGGITLGADPIATATSIAAYLDGRPMHAFIIRKEPKGHGTGQWLEGRKNLPPGSKVVIVEDVVTTGGSSMKAVRRAEEEGLIVLGIVSLVDREEGGRENIEAEGVWLRSIFTRSQLVD
- the purF gene encoding amidophosphoribosyltransferase; protein product: MKLYRPTEECGIFGIYGHPEAANLTYLGLYALQHRGQEACGIVSSDGRSLHVHRSMGLVADVFGDQALFRNLPGPAAIGHVRYSTTGDSVTKNVQPIKVDYSRGSIAVAHNGNLVNAQIVKDELEAWGSIFQTTMDTEVILHLLAASKQNSLEDRIAEALGRLKGAYCLLFLTETRMVAARDPQGFRPLCLGKLGDGWVVASESCALDLIEAEFVREVEPGEVIVITKDGITSHFPLKKAETAPCIFEFVYFARPDSYIFGKNVYSVRKEFGRQLAREHQVDADIVIPVPDSGVPAALGYAQEAGLPFELGLIRNHYIGRTFIEPQQSIRHFGVKIKLNPVREILEGKRVVVIDDSIVRGTTSRKIVKMVRNAGAKEVHVRISSPPTSYPCYYGIDTPTRKELISSSHTLEEIRRYITADSLGYLSEEGLLQSVGAGNTPYCKACFSGNYPITFPKLAAAPQLDLF
- a CDS encoding phosphoribosylformylglycinamidine synthase subunit PurQ: MSKTRAIVITGNGTNCEVEAAHACRLGGFDDAVIAHISDLLSGDIRLDDFHFINLTGGFLDGDDLGSAKAQANRLRYAKVDDLEEHLIDQFSRFINAGKLILGVCNGFQLMVKMGLLPAIGGSYLKQTATLTFNDCGRFQDRWVYLKVDPASPSVYTGDVEQGIYLPMRHGEGKLVVDSPATLAAIEDKHLAVFRYSDAAYSAPTMEFPLNPNGSVNAIAALCDETGRLMGMMPHPEAFVHRTHHPRWTREELPEEGDGLVLFKNAAEYVRKNLL
- a CDS encoding phosphoribosylformylglycinamidine synthase subunit PurS translates to MVRRIEIALREGLRDARGERIKREIQHFLHLPVDSVRTIDVYTVDAELSEEEFVKTASEPFCDPVIQVWSIDRPLAAGFDFLVEVGYRPGVTDNIGRTGREAIEYITGRPLKAGEGVFTSVQYLLSGNLSRTDVELIARNLLGNALIQRFAVLDQAEFAANGGVSAYVPRVQSQSEIQVREIDLEVSDEELMRISKDGVLALTLDEMKIIQAHYRDQQVREARQKLGLGAVPTDVELECLAQTWSEHCKHKIFAGTVHYEDDKGNRQEIKSLFKSFIQRTTKDVREKLGNKDFCLSVFKDNAGVIKFNEDWSLVFKVETHNSPSALDPYGGALTGIVGVNRDPFGTGKGAKLIFNTDVFCFADPFYDKPLPSRLLHPRRIYEGVVEGVEHGGNKSGIPTVNGSLVFDERFAGKPLVFCGTAGIMPATLNGEPGHEKSIKPGDLIVMTGGRIGKDGIHGATFSSEELNENSPVTAVQIGDPITQKRMFDFLIRARDKGLYRFITDNGAGGLSSSVGEMAGECGGCHMDLAKAPLKYPGLDPWEILISEAQERMSLAVPPESIDEFMAMAKRFNVEATILGEFTDSGYFHMVYGDRTVAWLPMEFMHEGLPPMQLPAKWAPPRYEEPVLPAKEDYTADLKQLLGALNICSKESVVRRYDHEVQGGSVVKPFTGVANDGPSDAAVVRPILDSFEGVVVAHGICPRYSDIDTYHMTANAIDEALRNYVAVGGSLDLVAGLDNFCWCDPVKSEKTPDGEYKMAQLVRANHALYDVCLAYNLPLISGKDSMKNDFYDGATKISIPPTILFSVIGKIEDARKSVTMDVKRPGDIVYLLGTTGNEMGGSEYLALRGGIGNIVPKVNPEKALKRYRALHMAITGGLIASCHDLSDGGLAVALAETAFAGGYGIAADLGRVLWGDADPLRNDAVLLFSESASRHLVTVRPENRDAFETAMAGNCFSAIGTVTEEAAVAITGLSGKTVVNAGIEELKEAWQSPLREL